In one Tripterygium wilfordii isolate XIE 37 chromosome 22, ASM1340144v1, whole genome shotgun sequence genomic region, the following are encoded:
- the LOC119991843 gene encoding probable NOT transcription complex subunit VIP2 isoform X2, translated as MSGLINSSLNGSASNLPDSNGRSFATSFSGQSGAATPIFHHSGPIQGLQNIHGSFNVPSMPGTLTSRNSTMNNMPSGGVQQPAGSLSSGRFGSNNLPVALSQLSHGSSHGHSGVTNRGGLGVSPILGNAGPRITSSMGNMVGGGNIGRNISSGGGLSIPGLTSRLNLSANSGSGSLSMQGQNRLMSGVLPQGSPQVISMLGNSYSGAGGPLSQSHVQAVNNLSSMGMLNDVNSNDNSPFDINNDFPQLTSRPNSAGGPQGQLGSLRKQGLGVSSIVQQNQEFSIQNEDFPALPGFKGGNADYGMDLHQKEQLHDNAMSMMQPQHFSMGRSTGFNLGGSFSSYRPQQQQQQQHTPSVSGGGVSFSSVNNQDHLHNSDIFPSSNSTYHSQASGPPGMGLRPLNSPNTVSGIGTYDHLIQQYQQQNPSQFRLQQMSAVSRSFRDQGGMKPMQAAQSIPDPFGLLGLLSVIRMSDPDLTSLALGIDLTTLGLNLNSTENLHKNFGSPWSDEPAKGDPEFTVPQCYYAKQPPPVHQVYFTKFSHDTLFYIFYSMPKDEAQLYAANELQNRGWLYHKEHHLWFSRVAEPLVKTNTYERGSYHCFDPIAFEIVRKDNFVLHYEMMEKRPALPQH; from the exons ATGTCTGGGTTAATTAAT TCTTCTCTAAACGGATCAGCTTCAAATCTTCCGGACAGTAATGGACGATCTTTTGCTACATCCTTTTCTGGACAGTCTGGTGCAGCCACTCCTATTTTTCACCATAGCG GACCCATTCAAGGGTTGCAAAACATTCATGGGAGCTTCAATGTTCCAAGCATGCCAGGTACACTTACATCGAGAAACTCAACAATGAATAACATGCCTTCTGGTGGGGTTCAACAACCTGCTGGGAGCCTCTCTAGTGGAAGGTTTGGGTCCAACAATCTTCCTGTTGCTCTTTCTCAG TTATCTCATGGAAGCTCCCATGGACATTCAGGAGTCACGAATAGAGGAG GATTGGGAGTTTCCCCAATTTTGGGAAATGCAGGTCCTAGGATTACGAGTTCAATGGGAAACATGGTTGGTGGGGGCAACATCGGGAGGAACATAAGCTCTGGTGGGGGATTATCTATTCCTGGACTTACTTCTCGCCTAAATCTCAGTGCAAATAGCGGATCTGGAAGCTTAAGCATGCAAGGACAAAATCGATTGATGAGTGGAGTGCTTCCACAAG GATCTCCGCAGGTAATTTCTATGTTAGGCAATTCTTATTCCGGCGCTGGAGGGCCACTCTCTCAAAGCCATGTTCAAGCGGTGAACAATCTGAGCTCTATGGGCATGTTGAATGATGTGAACTCTAATGACAATTCACCCTTTGACATAAATAATGATTTTCCTCAGTTGACAAGTCGTCCTAATTCCGCAGGCGGTCCTCAAGGACAATTGG GTTCTTTAAGAAAGCAGGGTCTCGGAGTCAGTAGCATTGTTCAACAAAACCAAGAGTTCAGCATCCAAAATGAAGATTTCCCAGCTTTACCTGGATTTAAAG GTGGTAATGCCGATTATGGTATGGATTTGCACCAGAAAGAACAACTTCATGATAATGCCATGTCAATGATGCAACCTCAACATTTCTCT ATGGGGAGATCTACTGGCTTCAACTTGGGAGGATCTTTTTCATCATATCGTccacagcagcaacaacaacagcaacataCTCCGTCTGTCAGTGGTGGTGGTGTCTCTTTTTCGTCTGTAAACAATCAAGATCATCTCCACAACTCAGATATATTCCCATCTTCGAATTCGACATATCATTCGCAG GCCAGTGGACCTCCAGGAATGGGACTAAGACCTCTGAATTCTCCTAACACTGTTTCCGGTATTGGTACATATGACCATCTTATTCAGCAGTATCAACAACAGAATCCATCCCAGTTCAGATTACAACAAATGTCGGCCGTAAGTCGATCCTTTAGGGACCAGGGAGGCATGAAACCAATGCAGGCAGCGCAATCTATTCCGGATCCCTTTGGTTTGCTTGGCCTGTTGAGTGTTATCAGGATGAGCGATCCTGATCTAACCTCACTAGCTCTTGGAATTGATTTGACAACTCTTGGGTTGAACTTAAATTCAACGGAGAATCTCCACAAGAATTTTGGTTCACCATGGTCTGATGAACCGGCCAAGGGTGATCCAGAGTTCACCGTCCCTCAATGTTATTATGCTAAGCAGCCACCCCCTGTACAT CAAGTCTATTTTACAAAATTTTCTCATGATACattgttttatatattttacaG CATGCCGAAAGATGAAGCGCAACTGTATGCTGCCAATGAACT TCAAAATCGAGGATGGTTATATCACAAAGAGCATCATTTGTGGTTTTCACGGGTTGCCGAACCACTTGTCAAGACAAACACTTACGAGAGGGGATCTTACCACTGTTTTGATCCCATTGCGTTTGAAATAGTCCGCAAG GATAATTTTGTGCTCCATTACGAGATGATGGAAAAGAGACCGGCTCTACCTCAGCattaa
- the LOC119990910 gene encoding uncharacterized protein LOC119990910 isoform X2, translating to MATSSAASNSNAGEATSDVNIQNALKRASGDIGWEFGELVDASALDKIKCKLCSKVMSGGIYRLKCHVAGRSGNVRACHKASKEAIKACVEALDVKNKKKTEKQIEESELRNEVSISGGATEMDEDMEVTGSKRRIDHGPMGRFVETNSQANTDSTKFTKQASLVALMDKKKVIDTQQYIARWAIENGIAFNAIQSDSFKLMTEAIGQFGPGLPTPSRYRLSGPCLKAEVARVKNSLKKHEDEWGISGCSIMTDAWTDRKRRSIMNLCVHCREMISFISSREDSDASHTGTYIFDYVDKCIEDVGQEKVVQVVTDNASNNMAAASLMEKKRPNLFWTSCAAHTVNLMLEAIGKLPRFKSAIDKARALTIFIYAHHSTLSMMRKMTKKRDIVRPGVTRFATNYLCLQSLVEKKEQLRHMFTSEEWARNSHSKSAKGKLAYATVVSISFWKSVNSCLLVFHPLVKVLRLVDSDRPSMPWLYGELQAAIREIKEDVCSGLEKNYKPILDIIDSKSKGRLDSSLHLVGYLLNPYYFAKNRVNIGDDATIMEAFLDCVEKFFPDDLTTQGIVSDDELIKYKKLEGMFGRKQAIFSYESKGVNEFNPAGWWSNYGGSTPNLKKMAIRILSLTTSSSGCERNWSTFEGVHTKKRNRLDSERLNNLVYVQFNAKLLYKKQRVSNDKDVLQADDCTKAQHWLVDGVDDESDVDPVTGATWEVLDQAVGADEMLQPRRSTRNIREIDEEEFVSEESSEEDDGYDFESDEERDVPLVEEQDDIFENDD from the exons ATGGCTACTTCATCAGCTGCTTCTAATTCCAATGCTGGTGAAGCCACAAGTGATGTGAACATTCAAAATGCATTGAAACGTGCATCCGGTGATATTGGTTGGGAGTTTGGCGAACTTGTTGATGCTAGTGCATTAGATAAAATCAAAtgcaagttatgctcgaaagtTATGTCCGGAGGCATCTACCGGCTCAAATGTCATGTAGCCGGTAGGTCAGGCAATGTGAGGGCTTGTCATAAGGCCAGTAAAGAGGCAATAAAGGCATGTGTTGAGGCACTAGATGttaagaataagaaaaagacagagaagcaaattgaagagTCTGAACTTAGAAATGAAGTTTCAATATCCGGTGGTGCTACGGAGATGGATGAGGATATGGAAGTCACGGGATCAAAGAGAAGAATTGATCACGGGCCTATGGGTAGATTTGTGGAGACTAATTCACAAGCAAACACTGATTCTACAAAATTTACAAAGCAAGCTAGTTTGGTTGCCTTGATGGACAAGAAGAAAGTGATCGATACGCAACAATATATAGCACGGTGGGCCATTGAGAATGGTATTGCTTTCAATGCCATTCAAAGTGATAGTTTCAAACTAATGACTGAGGCTATTGGGCAATTTGGTCCAGGACTACCTACGCCGAGTCGATATCGATTGAGTGGTCCATGTTTGAAAGCGGAGGTTGCGAGAGTTAAGAACTCCCTAAAGAAGCATGAAGATGAGTGGGGCATCTCCGGTTGTTCCATTATGACTGATGCTTGGACCGACCGTAAAAGAAGGAGCATTATGAACTTGTGTGTTCATTGTAGGGAAATGATCTCTTTTATTTCCTCAAGGGAGGATTCCGATGCATCCCATACGGGAACCTACATATTTGATTATGTCGACAAATGCATTGAAGATGTAGGGCAGGAAAAGGTGGTGCAAGTTGTCACGGATAACGCTTCTAATAACATGGCAGCTGCAAGTTTGATGGAAAAGAAGAGACCCAATTTATTTTGGACTTCTTGTGCCGCACATACTGTGAATCTTATGCTTGAAGCAATTGGTAAACTTCCAAGGTTCAAGAGTGCAATTGATAAGGCAAGGGCCTTAACCATATTCATATATGCACATCACTCAACCCTAAGCATGATGAGAAAGATGACAAAGAAACGTGACATAGTACGACCGGGTGTGACACGCTTTGCTACTAATTACCTTTGTTTGCAAAGTTTGGTGGAGAAAAAGGAGCAACTACGACATATGTTTACTTCAGAAGAATGGGCCCGGAATTCACATTCTAAGAGTGCAAAGGGAAAATTGGCATATGCGACAGTTGTCAGCATTTCCTTTTGGAAGTCTGTGAACTCTTGTTTGCTTGTTTTTCATCCATTGGTGAAAGTACTTCGTCTTGTTGATAGTGACAGACCATCTATGCCATGGTTGTATGGAGAACTTCAAGCGGCGATAAGAGAGATCAAGGAAGACGTATGTAGTGGACTTGAAAAGAATTATAAACCGATACTTGACATAATTGACAGTAAATCCAAAGGAAGACTTGATTCCTCTTTGCACTTGGTGGGTTACTTGCTTAATCCGTACTACTTTGCAAAGAATAGGGTAAATATAGGAGATGATGCAACTATAATGGAAGCATTTCTTGATTGTGTGGAGAAGTTCTTCCCCGATGATTTGACCACTCAGGGGATAGTGTCTGATGATGAATTGATCAAGTATAAGAAATTGGAGGGAATGTTTGGAAGAAAACAAGCCATTTTTTCTTATGAAAGTAAAGGTGTCAATGAGTTCAATCCAg CTGGGTGGTGGAGTAACTATGGTGGTAGTACACCAAATTTGAAGAAGATGGCAATTAGGATTCTCTCATTAACCACAAGTTCATCGGGTTGTGAGAGGAATTGGAGTACATTCGAAGGG gtgcacactaaaaagaggaatAGACTTGACTCGGAAAGATTGAACAACTTGGTGTATGTTCAATTCAATGCAAAACTTCTTTACAAGAAGCAAAGAGTGAGTAATGATAAAGATGTCCTTCAAGCGGATGATTGTACTAAAGCTCAACATTGGTTGGTTGATGGTGTTGATGACGAGAGTGATGTTGATCCCGTGACCGGAGCAACATGGGAGGTACTTGATCAAGCGGTGGGAGCGGATGAAATGCTTCAACCTAGAAGGAGCACTAGGAATATAAGAGAAATTGATGAGGAAGAGTTTGTGTCGGAGGAGTCGTCCGAAGAAGATGATGGATATGACTTTGAGTCcgatgaagaaagagatgtgCCTCTAGTGGAGGAGCAAGATGATATATTTGAGAATGATGACTGA
- the LOC119991843 gene encoding probable NOT transcription complex subunit VIP2 isoform X1, giving the protein MSGLINSSLNGSASNLPDSNGRSFATSFSGQSGAATPIFHHSGPIQGLQNIHGSFNVPSMPGTLTSRNSTMNNMPSGGVQQPAGSLSSGRFGSNNLPVALSQLSHGSSHGHSGVTNRGGISVVGNPGFSSNTNGVGVSIPGILPTSAAIGNRNAVPGLGVSPILGNAGPRITSSMGNMVGGGNIGRNISSGGGLSIPGLTSRLNLSANSGSGSLSMQGQNRLMSGVLPQGSPQVISMLGNSYSGAGGPLSQSHVQAVNNLSSMGMLNDVNSNDNSPFDINNDFPQLTSRPNSAGGPQGQLGSLRKQGLGVSSIVQQNQEFSIQNEDFPALPGFKGGNADYGMDLHQKEQLHDNAMSMMQPQHFSMGRSTGFNLGGSFSSYRPQQQQQQQHTPSVSGGGVSFSSVNNQDHLHNSDIFPSSNSTYHSQASGPPGMGLRPLNSPNTVSGIGTYDHLIQQYQQQNPSQFRLQQMSAVSRSFRDQGGMKPMQAAQSIPDPFGLLGLLSVIRMSDPDLTSLALGIDLTTLGLNLNSTENLHKNFGSPWSDEPAKGDPEFTVPQCYYAKQPPPVHQVYFTKFSHDTLFYIFYSMPKDEAQLYAANELQNRGWLYHKEHHLWFSRVAEPLVKTNTYERGSYHCFDPIAFEIVRKDNFVLHYEMMEKRPALPQH; this is encoded by the exons ATGTCTGGGTTAATTAAT TCTTCTCTAAACGGATCAGCTTCAAATCTTCCGGACAGTAATGGACGATCTTTTGCTACATCCTTTTCTGGACAGTCTGGTGCAGCCACTCCTATTTTTCACCATAGCG GACCCATTCAAGGGTTGCAAAACATTCATGGGAGCTTCAATGTTCCAAGCATGCCAGGTACACTTACATCGAGAAACTCAACAATGAATAACATGCCTTCTGGTGGGGTTCAACAACCTGCTGGGAGCCTCTCTAGTGGAAGGTTTGGGTCCAACAATCTTCCTGTTGCTCTTTCTCAG TTATCTCATGGAAGCTCCCATGGACATTCAGGAGTCACGAATAGAGGAGGTATTAGTGTTGTAGGAAACCCTGGATTTAGTAGTAACACAAATGGAGTTGGTGTTTCTATTCCTGGGATTCTTCCAACCTCTGCTGCTATTGGTAACCGGAATGCTGTTCCAGGATTGGGAGTTTCCCCAATTTTGGGAAATGCAGGTCCTAGGATTACGAGTTCAATGGGAAACATGGTTGGTGGGGGCAACATCGGGAGGAACATAAGCTCTGGTGGGGGATTATCTATTCCTGGACTTACTTCTCGCCTAAATCTCAGTGCAAATAGCGGATCTGGAAGCTTAAGCATGCAAGGACAAAATCGATTGATGAGTGGAGTGCTTCCACAAG GATCTCCGCAGGTAATTTCTATGTTAGGCAATTCTTATTCCGGCGCTGGAGGGCCACTCTCTCAAAGCCATGTTCAAGCGGTGAACAATCTGAGCTCTATGGGCATGTTGAATGATGTGAACTCTAATGACAATTCACCCTTTGACATAAATAATGATTTTCCTCAGTTGACAAGTCGTCCTAATTCCGCAGGCGGTCCTCAAGGACAATTGG GTTCTTTAAGAAAGCAGGGTCTCGGAGTCAGTAGCATTGTTCAACAAAACCAAGAGTTCAGCATCCAAAATGAAGATTTCCCAGCTTTACCTGGATTTAAAG GTGGTAATGCCGATTATGGTATGGATTTGCACCAGAAAGAACAACTTCATGATAATGCCATGTCAATGATGCAACCTCAACATTTCTCT ATGGGGAGATCTACTGGCTTCAACTTGGGAGGATCTTTTTCATCATATCGTccacagcagcaacaacaacagcaacataCTCCGTCTGTCAGTGGTGGTGGTGTCTCTTTTTCGTCTGTAAACAATCAAGATCATCTCCACAACTCAGATATATTCCCATCTTCGAATTCGACATATCATTCGCAG GCCAGTGGACCTCCAGGAATGGGACTAAGACCTCTGAATTCTCCTAACACTGTTTCCGGTATTGGTACATATGACCATCTTATTCAGCAGTATCAACAACAGAATCCATCCCAGTTCAGATTACAACAAATGTCGGCCGTAAGTCGATCCTTTAGGGACCAGGGAGGCATGAAACCAATGCAGGCAGCGCAATCTATTCCGGATCCCTTTGGTTTGCTTGGCCTGTTGAGTGTTATCAGGATGAGCGATCCTGATCTAACCTCACTAGCTCTTGGAATTGATTTGACAACTCTTGGGTTGAACTTAAATTCAACGGAGAATCTCCACAAGAATTTTGGTTCACCATGGTCTGATGAACCGGCCAAGGGTGATCCAGAGTTCACCGTCCCTCAATGTTATTATGCTAAGCAGCCACCCCCTGTACAT CAAGTCTATTTTACAAAATTTTCTCATGATACattgttttatatattttacaG CATGCCGAAAGATGAAGCGCAACTGTATGCTGCCAATGAACT TCAAAATCGAGGATGGTTATATCACAAAGAGCATCATTTGTGGTTTTCACGGGTTGCCGAACCACTTGTCAAGACAAACACTTACGAGAGGGGATCTTACCACTGTTTTGATCCCATTGCGTTTGAAATAGTCCGCAAG GATAATTTTGTGCTCCATTACGAGATGATGGAAAAGAGACCGGCTCTACCTCAGCattaa
- the LOC119990910 gene encoding uncharacterized protein LOC119990910 isoform X1, with protein MLLLCIFRDMATSSAASNSNAGEATSDVNIQNALKRASGDIGWEFGELVDASALDKIKCKLCSKVMSGGIYRLKCHVAGRSGNVRACHKASKEAIKACVEALDVKNKKKTEKQIEESELRNEVSISGGATEMDEDMEVTGSKRRIDHGPMGRFVETNSQANTDSTKFTKQASLVALMDKKKVIDTQQYIARWAIENGIAFNAIQSDSFKLMTEAIGQFGPGLPTPSRYRLSGPCLKAEVARVKNSLKKHEDEWGISGCSIMTDAWTDRKRRSIMNLCVHCREMISFISSREDSDASHTGTYIFDYVDKCIEDVGQEKVVQVVTDNASNNMAAASLMEKKRPNLFWTSCAAHTVNLMLEAIGKLPRFKSAIDKARALTIFIYAHHSTLSMMRKMTKKRDIVRPGVTRFATNYLCLQSLVEKKEQLRHMFTSEEWARNSHSKSAKGKLAYATVVSISFWKSVNSCLLVFHPLVKVLRLVDSDRPSMPWLYGELQAAIREIKEDVCSGLEKNYKPILDIIDSKSKGRLDSSLHLVGYLLNPYYFAKNRVNIGDDATIMEAFLDCVEKFFPDDLTTQGIVSDDELIKYKKLEGMFGRKQAIFSYESKGVNEFNPAGWWSNYGGSTPNLKKMAIRILSLTTSSSGCERNWSTFEGVHTKKRNRLDSERLNNLVYVQFNAKLLYKKQRVSNDKDVLQADDCTKAQHWLVDGVDDESDVDPVTGATWEVLDQAVGADEMLQPRRSTRNIREIDEEEFVSEESSEEDDGYDFESDEERDVPLVEEQDDIFENDD; from the exons ATGTTATTGTTGTGTATTTTTAGGGATATGGCTACTTCATCAGCTGCTTCTAATTCCAATGCTGGTGAAGCCACAAGTGATGTGAACATTCAAAATGCATTGAAACGTGCATCCGGTGATATTGGTTGGGAGTTTGGCGAACTTGTTGATGCTAGTGCATTAGATAAAATCAAAtgcaagttatgctcgaaagtTATGTCCGGAGGCATCTACCGGCTCAAATGTCATGTAGCCGGTAGGTCAGGCAATGTGAGGGCTTGTCATAAGGCCAGTAAAGAGGCAATAAAGGCATGTGTTGAGGCACTAGATGttaagaataagaaaaagacagagaagcaaattgaagagTCTGAACTTAGAAATGAAGTTTCAATATCCGGTGGTGCTACGGAGATGGATGAGGATATGGAAGTCACGGGATCAAAGAGAAGAATTGATCACGGGCCTATGGGTAGATTTGTGGAGACTAATTCACAAGCAAACACTGATTCTACAAAATTTACAAAGCAAGCTAGTTTGGTTGCCTTGATGGACAAGAAGAAAGTGATCGATACGCAACAATATATAGCACGGTGGGCCATTGAGAATGGTATTGCTTTCAATGCCATTCAAAGTGATAGTTTCAAACTAATGACTGAGGCTATTGGGCAATTTGGTCCAGGACTACCTACGCCGAGTCGATATCGATTGAGTGGTCCATGTTTGAAAGCGGAGGTTGCGAGAGTTAAGAACTCCCTAAAGAAGCATGAAGATGAGTGGGGCATCTCCGGTTGTTCCATTATGACTGATGCTTGGACCGACCGTAAAAGAAGGAGCATTATGAACTTGTGTGTTCATTGTAGGGAAATGATCTCTTTTATTTCCTCAAGGGAGGATTCCGATGCATCCCATACGGGAACCTACATATTTGATTATGTCGACAAATGCATTGAAGATGTAGGGCAGGAAAAGGTGGTGCAAGTTGTCACGGATAACGCTTCTAATAACATGGCAGCTGCAAGTTTGATGGAAAAGAAGAGACCCAATTTATTTTGGACTTCTTGTGCCGCACATACTGTGAATCTTATGCTTGAAGCAATTGGTAAACTTCCAAGGTTCAAGAGTGCAATTGATAAGGCAAGGGCCTTAACCATATTCATATATGCACATCACTCAACCCTAAGCATGATGAGAAAGATGACAAAGAAACGTGACATAGTACGACCGGGTGTGACACGCTTTGCTACTAATTACCTTTGTTTGCAAAGTTTGGTGGAGAAAAAGGAGCAACTACGACATATGTTTACTTCAGAAGAATGGGCCCGGAATTCACATTCTAAGAGTGCAAAGGGAAAATTGGCATATGCGACAGTTGTCAGCATTTCCTTTTGGAAGTCTGTGAACTCTTGTTTGCTTGTTTTTCATCCATTGGTGAAAGTACTTCGTCTTGTTGATAGTGACAGACCATCTATGCCATGGTTGTATGGAGAACTTCAAGCGGCGATAAGAGAGATCAAGGAAGACGTATGTAGTGGACTTGAAAAGAATTATAAACCGATACTTGACATAATTGACAGTAAATCCAAAGGAAGACTTGATTCCTCTTTGCACTTGGTGGGTTACTTGCTTAATCCGTACTACTTTGCAAAGAATAGGGTAAATATAGGAGATGATGCAACTATAATGGAAGCATTTCTTGATTGTGTGGAGAAGTTCTTCCCCGATGATTTGACCACTCAGGGGATAGTGTCTGATGATGAATTGATCAAGTATAAGAAATTGGAGGGAATGTTTGGAAGAAAACAAGCCATTTTTTCTTATGAAAGTAAAGGTGTCAATGAGTTCAATCCAg CTGGGTGGTGGAGTAACTATGGTGGTAGTACACCAAATTTGAAGAAGATGGCAATTAGGATTCTCTCATTAACCACAAGTTCATCGGGTTGTGAGAGGAATTGGAGTACATTCGAAGGG gtgcacactaaaaagaggaatAGACTTGACTCGGAAAGATTGAACAACTTGGTGTATGTTCAATTCAATGCAAAACTTCTTTACAAGAAGCAAAGAGTGAGTAATGATAAAGATGTCCTTCAAGCGGATGATTGTACTAAAGCTCAACATTGGTTGGTTGATGGTGTTGATGACGAGAGTGATGTTGATCCCGTGACCGGAGCAACATGGGAGGTACTTGATCAAGCGGTGGGAGCGGATGAAATGCTTCAACCTAGAAGGAGCACTAGGAATATAAGAGAAATTGATGAGGAAGAGTTTGTGTCGGAGGAGTCGTCCGAAGAAGATGATGGATATGACTTTGAGTCcgatgaagaaagagatgtgCCTCTAGTGGAGGAGCAAGATGATATATTTGAGAATGATGACTGA